A window of the Odocoileus virginianus isolate 20LAN1187 ecotype Illinois chromosome 20, Ovbor_1.2, whole genome shotgun sequence genome harbors these coding sequences:
- the CYP2S1 gene encoding cytochrome P450 2S1 has protein sequence MEAAGTWALLLLLLLLLLLVVTLVLPATRARGHLPPGPTPLPLLGNLLQLRPGELYLGLLRLSKKYGPVFTVYLGPWRRVVVLVGHEAVQEALGGQAEEFSGRGMVATLDGTFNSHGVFFSNGERWRQLRKFTTLALRDLGVGKRKGEELIQAEARCLVEALQGTKGRPFDPSLLLAQASCNIICSLVFDLRLPYDNEEFQAVVGAAGGIAMGVSSPWGQTYEMFSRFLQRLPGPHTQLLGHLGTVAAFATQQVRQHEGSLGTSGPERDLVDAFLLKMAKEKQDPNTEFTDENLLMTVVYLLFAGTVTVSTTIRYTLLLLLKYPQVQERVQKELMRELGAGQGPSLGDRARLPYTDAVLHEAQRLLALVPMGIPRALTKTTRFRGYTLPQGTEVFPLLGSILHDPAVFEEPEEFNPGRFLDTDGKFKKHEAFLPFSLGKRVCLGEGLARTELFLLFTAILQAFSLEGPCPPGTLSLQPAISGLFNIPQAFQLQFRPR, from the exons ATGGAGGCGGCGGGCACCtgggcgctgctgctgctgctgctgctgctgctgctcctggtgGTGACGCTGGTGCTGCCTGCGACCCGGGCCCGAGGCCACCTGCCCCCGGGGCCCACGCCGCTGCCGCTGCTGGGCAACCTCCTGCAGCTCCGGCCGGGGGAGCTCTACCTGGGGCTCCTGCGG CTGAGTAAGAAGTACGGACCGGTGTTCACCGTGTACCTGGGACCCTGGCGGCGCGTGGTGGTCCTGGTCGGGCACGAGGCTGTGCAGGAGGCCCTGGGAGGCCAGGCCGAGGAGTTCAGCGGGCGGGGGATGGTGGCAACGCTGGATGGGACCTTCAATAGCCACG GCGTGTTCTTCTCCAATGGGGAGCGATGGAGGCAGCTGAGGAAGTTCACCACACTGGCCCTGCGGGACCTGGGCGTGGGGAAGCGAAAAGGCGAGGAGCTGATCCAGGCGGAGGCCCGATGTCTGGTGGAGGCGCTCCAGGGGACAAAAG GACGGCCGTTTGACCCCTCCCTGCTGCTGGCCCAGGCCAGCTGCAACATCATCTGCTCCCTCGTCTTCGACCTCCGCCTCCCCTACGACAATGAGGAGTTCCAGGCCGTGGTCGGGGCGGCTGGCGGCATCGCCATGGGGGTCAGCTCCCCGTGGGGCCAG ACCTACGAGATGTTCTCCCGGTTCCTACAGCGCCTCCCAGGCCCCCACACGCAGCTCCTCGGCCACTTGGGTACCGTGGCCGCCTTTGCCACCCAGCAGGTGCGACAGCATGAGGGGAGCCTGGGCACCTCAGGCCCCGAGCGCGATCTCGTGGACGCCTTCCTGCTGAAGATGGCAAAG GAGAAGCAAGACCCAAACACAGAATTCACCGATGAGAACCTGCTGATGACGGTCGTGTATCTGCTCTTTGCCGGGACAGTGACCGTCAGCACCACGATCCGATACACCCTGCTGCTCCTGCTGAAATACCCTCAGGTCCAAG AGCGAGTGCAGAAGGAGCTGATGCGAGAGCTGGGGGCCGGCCAGGGGCCAAGCCTGGGGGACCGAGCCCGCCTCCCCTACACTGATGCAGTTCTGCATGAGGCGCAGCGGCTGCTGGCACTGGTACCCATGGGAATACCCCGAGCCCTCACCAAGACCACCCGCTTCCGGGGGTACACCCTGCCACAG ggCACAGAGGTCTTCCCCCTTCTCGGCTCCATCCTGCATGACCCAGCGGTCTTCGAAGAGCCCGAGGAGTTCAACCCAGGCCGATTCCTGGACACGGACGGGAAGTTCAAGAAGCACGAGGCGTTCCTGCCCTTCTCCTTAG gTAAGCGCGTCTGCCTCGGGGAGGGCCTGGCTCGGACCGAACTCTTCCTCCTGTTCACCGCCATCCTGCAGGCCTTCTCGCTGGAGGGCCCGTGCCCGCCGGGCACCCTGAGCCTCCAGCCAGCCATCAGTGGCCTTTTCAACATACCCCAAGCCTTCCAGCTGCAATTCCGGCCCCGCTGA